A genomic region of Oncorhynchus mykiss isolate Arlee chromosome 2, USDA_OmykA_1.1, whole genome shotgun sequence contains the following coding sequences:
- the LOC110505637 gene encoding uncharacterized protein LOC110505637 — MMLAVCVTVVLGLLSVSGSQAAPLTCEDLLRPLELSSVNQTLGKWVYIAESSDRPFWEQILYTLLHSAWIEVSVPVGTQNNILDIAQFHGFGIPYQNTFGFGCSRINSNFTLHDNSTWTSVSPIPVTEVLLTTCSECLLTLEKWGEDGKTYTSLTLYSRRRELTATELDFYKKQVDCLSLPPATFIDPKKDLCLDTTPLLEDQIAKEVENAGELISEIPRMLRNAFEELKNSVYQPFSDIFG; from the exons ATGATGCTGGCTGTGTGTGTCACTGTTGTCCTGGGCCTTCTCTCAGTGAGTGGCTCCCAGGCGGCCCCTTTAACCTGTGAGGATCTCCTGAGACCACTGGAGCTGAGCAGTGTCAATCAG ACTCTGGGGAAGTGGGTGTATATTGCTGAGAGTTCAGACCGTCCTTTCTGGGAACAAATACTGTATACCTTATTACACAGTGCCTGGATAGAGGTCTCTGTGCCGGTCGGTACCCAGAACAACATTCTTGACATCGCCCAGTTCCATGGCTTCGGTATTCCATATCAAAATACTTTTGGATTCGGATGCTCCAGGATCAACTCTAACTTTACTCTGCATGACAATAGCACATGGACCTCAGTGAGCCCCATCCCTGTTACTGAGGTTCTCCTGACAACGTGCTCAGAATGTCTCCTGACACTGGAGAAATGGGGTGAGGATGGGAAGACCTACACCTCTCTAACGCTCTACAGTAGGAGAAGGGAGCTCACTGCTACTGAACTGGACTTCTATAAGAAACAGGTGGATTGTCTCAGTCTGCCACCAGCGACATTCATCGATCCAAAGAAAGATCTCTGTCTCGACACAACTCCACTCTTAGAAGATCAAATTGCGAAGGAAGTTGAGAATGCAGGTGAACTTATTTCAGAGATTCCAAGAATGCTCAGAAATGCATTTGAAGAATTAAAGAATTCTGTTTATCAGCCATTTTCTGATATTTTCGGTTAA